In Sphaerisporangium krabiense, the DNA window GCCGCCTACTGCCCCAGCCAGTACGACAACCCCGACAACGTCGACGCCTACGCCGGCCTGGCGGGCGAGCTGATCGACCAGATCGGCCGCGTCGACGTCCTGGTGTGCAGCGTGGGCACCGGCGGTCACTCGGCCGGCATCGCCAAGGTGCTCCGCGGCCGGTACCCGGACATGAGGCTGATCGGCGTCGACTCGATCGGCTCGGCCATCTTCGGGCAGCCCGCCCGGCCACGGCTCATGCGCGGCCTGGGCAACAGCATCCACCCGCGCAACGTCGCCCACCGCTGGTTCGACGAGGTCCACTGGGTCGCCCCGCACGAGGCGGTGTGGGCCTGCCGCACGCTGGCCGCCACGCACTACACCACCGGAGGCTGGAGCGTCGGCGCCGTCACCGTCGTCGCCGCCTGGTGCGCCCGCACCCTGCCCGCCGGCGCCCGGATCGTCACGGTCTTCCCCGACGGGCCCGCCCGCTACTACACCACCGTCTTCGACGACGCCTACTGCGCGGCCCATGACCTGCTCGGCCGGCCTCCCGCCGAGGAGCCCGACGAGATCCGGCATCCCGGGCAGGCCGAGGTGACGCGCTGGACCCGCTGCTCCACGGTGGTGAGCCGCTGATGTGGCGGCGCCTGGCCGCGTTCGACCGCGGCGTGCGGCTGCTCATGCTCAACCAGCTCACGATCAACATCGGCTTCTACATGCTCATGCCCTACCTCGCCGGTCACCTGTCGGCGGGGCTCGGCATGGCGGCCTGGGCGGTCGCGCTGGTGCTCGGGGTGCGCAACCTGTCCCAGCAGGGCCTGTTCCTGCTGGGCGGCACGCTGGCCGACCGGCTCGGGTACAAGCCCGTGATCGTCGGCGGCTGCCTGCTGCGCACCGCCGGGTTCGCGCTGCTCGGGCTGTCCGACTCGCTGCCGGCGCTGCTGGTGGCCTCGGTCGCCACCGGGTTCGCCGGCGCGCTGTTCAACC includes these proteins:
- a CDS encoding PLP-dependent cysteine synthase family protein; its protein translation is MSTLSPDIAFPAVAHLVGNTPVRRISEPFSPAGRGFWAKLEGANPGGVKDRAARHIIERARARGDLAPGATIVESTSGTFGLGLALAAITHGHPLTVVTDPGMEAIVARLLSAYGARVDTVTTPHPAGGWQRARLDRVRELLAADPAAYCPSQYDNPDNVDAYAGLAGELIDQIGRVDVLVCSVGTGGHSAGIAKVLRGRYPDMRLIGVDSIGSAIFGQPARPRLMRGLGNSIHPRNVAHRWFDEVHWVAPHEAVWACRTLAATHYTTGGWSVGAVTVVAAWCARTLPAGARIVTVFPDGPARYYTTVFDDAYCAAHDLLGRPPAEEPDEIRHPGQAEVTRWTRCSTVVSR